In Streptomyces thermolilacinus SPC6, a single genomic region encodes these proteins:
- a CDS encoding sirohydrochlorin chelatase has product MSSPTGPAGLPVRMPRPRQSGRHRRPEPLAAPEGAPALVLAVPGEPSAAVRSLAEELVSIARSELPGLEAAIGFLDGDDTEYVSLTGVLQRAAALRVERYELAIAAGREVAEPEGPAAVVVPLLVGPNAELMARIRQAVADSGAPAELTDVLGPHPLLAEALHVRLSEAGLARADRARLFTVTTAADGIVLATTGGAEAVQAAGITGMLLAARLAVPVMAAALDQEGSVASVAEQLRDAGSAQLAVAPYLVGPELADGLLDDAAKAADCPVAEPLGAYPAVGKLVLSGYMTLLGISPQQQGVPVR; this is encoded by the coding sequence ATGAGCTCCCCCACTGGGCCCGCTGGCCTGCCTGTACGAATGCCACGCCCCCGCCAGTCCGGGCGGCACCGTCGCCCCGAACCCCTGGCGGCGCCCGAGGGCGCGCCCGCACTCGTCCTCGCCGTCCCCGGTGAGCCTTCCGCCGCTGTGCGCAGCCTCGCGGAAGAGCTCGTGAGCATCGCGCGCTCCGAGCTGCCGGGCCTGGAGGCCGCGATCGGTTTCCTGGACGGGGACGACACCGAGTACGTGTCGCTGACGGGTGTCCTGCAGCGGGCCGCGGCGCTGCGTGTGGAGCGGTACGAGCTGGCCATCGCGGCCGGTCGCGAGGTCGCCGAGCCGGAGGGCCCGGCCGCCGTCGTGGTGCCGCTGCTGGTCGGCCCGAACGCCGAGCTGATGGCCCGGATACGGCAGGCCGTCGCCGACAGCGGCGCGCCCGCCGAGCTGACCGACGTGCTGGGCCCGCACCCGCTGCTGGCCGAGGCGCTGCACGTGCGCCTCTCCGAGGCGGGCCTGGCCCGCGCCGACCGGGCGCGGCTGTTCACGGTCACGACGGCGGCGGACGGCATCGTGCTGGCCACGACGGGCGGCGCGGAGGCCGTCCAGGCGGCCGGGATCACGGGCATGCTGCTGGCGGCGCGGCTTGCCGTTCCGGTGATGGCGGCCGCCCTGGACCAGGAGGGCTCCGTGGCGTCGGTGGCCGAGCAGCTGCGCGACGCCGGTTCGGCGCAGCTCGCGGTCGCCCCGTACCTGGTGGGCCCGGAGCTGGCCGATGGCCTGCTGGACGACGCGGCCAAGGCGGCGGACTGCCCGGTCGCCGAGCCGCTGGGCGCGTACCCGGCCGTCGGCAAGCTGGTGCTGTCCGGCTACATGACGCTGCTGGGCATCTCCCCGCAGCAGCAGGGCGTCCCGGTCCGCTGA
- a CDS encoding N-acetylglucosamine kinase: MRPGGALVLGVDSGGSGFRVALAAVDGAPHGDGPPAGRSAAVAGPGVRVVGSRAFGTPVPTGPGGIDAEWLVERLVPVARELLDDAGAGERRPVAAAVGAAGMAGLGDRLRAVLPGALRDALGVRRLALASDAVTAHAGALGGAPGTVVAAGTGLVALGTDLVRWRRADGWGHLLGDCGSGAWIGRAGLEAALRAHDGRRGGSAALLARAEALFGPVTGLPGRLYPRPDRAAVLASFAPEVARCAADDPVAADVLACAARHIAEAAAAVHPAGGAGDVALTGGLFRIGDPLLVPLRDELERQLPEARPVSAAGDPLSGALTVAAALAADSPTLPPEPGLLDTYDD, encoded by the coding sequence GTGAGACCGGGCGGCGCGCTGGTCCTGGGCGTCGACTCGGGCGGCTCGGGCTTCCGCGTCGCCCTGGCGGCGGTGGACGGCGCCCCGCACGGGGACGGCCCGCCGGCGGGCAGGAGCGCCGCCGTGGCGGGACCCGGGGTGCGGGTCGTGGGATCGCGGGCGTTCGGCACGCCCGTGCCCACCGGGCCCGGCGGGATCGACGCCGAGTGGCTCGTGGAACGCCTGGTGCCGGTGGCCCGGGAGCTGCTGGACGACGCCGGGGCGGGCGAGCGGCGGCCCGTCGCGGCCGCCGTCGGCGCGGCGGGCATGGCCGGGCTCGGCGACCGCCTGCGCGCGGTCCTGCCGGGCGCGCTGCGCGACGCGCTGGGCGTACGGCGGCTCGCGCTGGCCTCCGACGCCGTGACCGCCCATGCGGGCGCCCTGGGCGGCGCCCCGGGCACGGTGGTCGCGGCGGGGACCGGGCTCGTCGCGCTCGGCACCGACCTGGTGCGCTGGCGCCGCGCCGACGGCTGGGGGCATCTGCTGGGCGACTGCGGCAGCGGCGCCTGGATCGGCCGCGCCGGTCTGGAGGCCGCGCTGCGGGCCCACGACGGGCGGCGCGGCGGCTCCGCCGCTCTCCTGGCTCGGGCCGAGGCGCTGTTCGGGCCGGTCACCGGGCTGCCCGGGCGGCTGTACCCGCGTCCGGACCGGGCCGCTGTCCTCGCGTCGTTCGCCCCCGAGGTGGCGCGCTGCGCGGCGGACGATCCGGTCGCGGCCGACGTCCTCGCGTGTGCGGCACGCCACATCGCCGAGGCGGCGGCCGCCGTCCACCCGGCCGGAGGCGCGGGCGATGTCGCCCTGACCGGCGGGCTGTTCCGGATCGGCGACCCCCTCCTCGTACCGCTGCGGGACGAGCTGGAGCGTCAACTCCCCGAAGCCAGGCCGGTGTCGGCGGCCGGTGATCCGCTGTCCGGCGCGCTGACCGTCGCCGCCGCGCTCGCCGCGGACTCGCCGACGCTGCCGCCCGAGCCGGGTCTGCTGGACACATACGACGACTGA
- a CDS encoding FAD-dependent oxidoreductase, producing MLRVAVVGSGPSGVYTAQSLVEQTLVPDVRVDVLDRLPCPYGLVRYGVAPDHEKIKSLQNNLRAVLEHERIGFVGNVPVGADGVAPGRLLELYHAVVYCVGAARDRRLGVPGEDLAGSFSATDFVAWYSAHPDASAFGFALEGRSAVVVGVGNVAVDVTRVLVRTAAELRGTDVPQSALGALAASGVREVHMVGRRGPSQARFTTKELRELGAPPSARVGVEAADLALDPAYADPSGLPAVNRRNVEVIREWELAGAAAVGGAYAVPRSIRLRFFLRPVEILGEGGRVAAVRFERTEPDGAGGVRGTGTYEEIDAALVLRAVGYRGAPPEGLPFDPARGTVPHAAGRVLRDGAPSRGEYVAGWIKRGPSGVIGSNRPCAKETAGSLLQDAPLLARRTVPDDPVAELRAWGLRPVRWPGWLAIEEAEAALGRILGRGPVKIPDWPGLLSAAGEG from the coding sequence GTGCTTCGTGTCGCCGTGGTCGGTTCCGGCCCCAGCGGGGTCTACACCGCCCAGTCGCTGGTCGAACAGACGCTGGTGCCGGATGTTCGGGTGGACGTACTGGACCGCCTGCCCTGCCCTTACGGGCTCGTGCGCTACGGGGTCGCCCCCGACCACGAGAAGATCAAGTCCCTTCAGAACAACCTCCGCGCTGTCCTGGAGCACGAGCGGATCGGCTTCGTCGGCAACGTCCCTGTCGGCGCGGACGGTGTCGCGCCGGGGCGGCTGCTGGAGCTGTACCACGCCGTCGTGTACTGCGTGGGTGCCGCCCGGGACCGGCGCCTGGGCGTGCCGGGCGAGGACCTGGCGGGCAGCTTCTCGGCCACGGACTTCGTCGCCTGGTACAGCGCCCACCCGGACGCCTCCGCGTTCGGCTTCGCGCTGGAGGGCCGGTCGGCGGTGGTCGTCGGCGTCGGCAACGTGGCCGTGGACGTGACGCGTGTCCTCGTGCGGACCGCGGCGGAGCTGCGGGGCACCGACGTGCCGCAGTCCGCCCTGGGGGCGCTGGCCGCGAGCGGGGTGCGGGAGGTCCACATGGTGGGCCGGCGCGGCCCTTCGCAGGCCCGGTTCACCACCAAGGAGCTGCGGGAGCTGGGCGCGCCGCCGTCCGCCCGGGTCGGCGTGGAGGCCGCGGACCTGGCCCTGGACCCGGCGTACGCGGACCCGTCGGGGCTGCCCGCGGTGAACCGGCGCAACGTCGAGGTGATCCGCGAGTGGGAGCTCGCCGGGGCGGCGGCCGTGGGGGGCGCGTACGCTGTGCCGCGCTCGATCCGGTTGCGGTTCTTCCTGCGGCCCGTGGAGATCCTCGGCGAGGGCGGGCGGGTGGCCGCGGTGCGGTTCGAGCGCACGGAGCCCGACGGGGCGGGCGGGGTACGGGGCACGGGGACGTACGAGGAGATCGACGCGGCTCTGGTGCTGCGGGCGGTCGGCTACCGGGGCGCGCCGCCGGAGGGCCTGCCGTTCGACCCGGCACGCGGGACGGTCCCGCACGCGGCGGGGCGGGTGCTGCGGGACGGGGCGCCCTCGCGGGGCGAGTACGTGGCGGGGTGGATCAAGCGCGGGCCCAGCGGCGTGATCGGCAGCAACCGGCCGTGCGCCAAGGAGACCGCCGGCTCCCTGCTCCAGGACGCGCCGCTGCTGGCCCGCCGTACCGTGCCGGACGACCCGGTCGCGGAGCTGCGCGCGTGGGGGCTGCGGCCGGTCCGGTGGCCGGGCTGGCTGGCCATCGAGGAGGCCGAGGCCGCGCTGGGCCGGATCCTGGGGCGCGGGCCGGTGAAGATCCCCGACTGGCCGGGGCTGCTGTCGGCCGCGGGCGAGGGCTGA
- a CDS encoding FUSC family protein, whose product MKRFFVAPDPGYLRLRNATRAVLGIGLAVALAELAGLSLTASITGGLAALLALFTVMDGTVRAQRITTALLPAAGLPVLALATFLRDLPLGRDAAFLVVVFCGVYARRWGPRGHALGIFAFMQFFVVQFLHAAPAQLPELYAAVGIAVAAAAAVRFALWPIERRTPPAAAPAPLPGRGLARPTTRQAVQTTLACAFALAVGQVLSEERWYWAVGTTWWIFVNTASRGETLVRGFRRVVGTVVGILVGLVVALPLHGAPGPTAALVAVCVFGIFYAAPVSYSWMMLAVTVMAGLLYGLLGVLTPGLLVLRAAETGVGALFAALAVTFVLPVTTHATNDAWIQRALLAVRRCTAEAAERLAGSPTADPAPHAAELEMLLGRVRMALAPLVHPLSPFRDRKARARQVLALLDDCAREVRGLASVAADPDASHDARLAAACWRVEAAVEALLKGRERARDGADRQARPAPSVDAAPTASASAASASHDAASGAPVPSAASAASEPEASAAVPALAHLHGLERLLAELDGPLRTRPRSLLVRS is encoded by the coding sequence ATGAAGAGGTTCTTCGTGGCCCCGGACCCGGGGTACCTCAGGCTGAGGAACGCGACCCGCGCCGTGCTCGGCATCGGGCTCGCCGTCGCACTCGCCGAACTGGCCGGTCTGTCGCTGACCGCGTCCATCACCGGCGGTCTGGCCGCGCTGCTGGCCCTCTTCACCGTCATGGACGGAACCGTCCGCGCCCAGCGGATCACCACCGCGCTGCTGCCCGCCGCCGGTCTCCCCGTCCTCGCCCTCGCGACGTTCCTGCGCGACCTGCCGCTCGGCCGGGACGCCGCTTTCCTCGTCGTCGTCTTCTGCGGCGTCTACGCCCGGCGGTGGGGCCCGCGCGGCCACGCCCTGGGCATCTTCGCGTTCATGCAGTTCTTCGTGGTGCAGTTCCTCCACGCCGCCCCGGCGCAGCTGCCCGAGCTGTACGCCGCCGTCGGCATCGCCGTGGCCGCCGCGGCCGCCGTGCGGTTCGCCCTCTGGCCCATCGAACGCCGCACCCCGCCCGCCGCCGCTCCCGCCCCGCTGCCCGGACGCGGACTCGCCAGGCCGACCACCCGCCAGGCCGTCCAGACCACCCTCGCCTGCGCCTTCGCCCTCGCCGTGGGGCAGGTCCTCTCCGAGGAGCGCTGGTACTGGGCGGTGGGCACCACCTGGTGGATCTTCGTCAACACCGCCTCGCGCGGCGAGACCCTCGTACGGGGCTTCCGCCGCGTCGTGGGCACCGTCGTCGGCATCCTCGTCGGCCTGGTCGTCGCGCTGCCACTGCACGGCGCGCCCGGCCCGACGGCCGCGCTCGTCGCCGTGTGCGTCTTCGGCATCTTCTACGCCGCGCCCGTCTCGTACAGCTGGATGATGCTCGCCGTGACGGTGATGGCCGGGCTGCTGTACGGGCTGCTCGGCGTCCTCACCCCGGGCCTGCTCGTCCTGCGGGCGGCCGAGACGGGGGTGGGCGCGCTGTTCGCCGCGCTCGCCGTGACCTTCGTCCTGCCGGTCACCACGCACGCCACGAACGACGCCTGGATCCAGCGCGCCCTGCTCGCGGTGCGCCGCTGCACCGCCGAGGCCGCCGAACGCCTCGCCGGTTCCCCCACCGCCGACCCGGCCCCGCACGCCGCCGAGCTGGAGATGCTGCTGGGCCGCGTACGGATGGCCCTGGCGCCGCTCGTCCACCCGCTGAGCCCGTTCCGCGACCGCAAGGCCCGCGCCCGCCAGGTCCTCGCCCTGCTGGACGACTGCGCGCGCGAGGTGCGGGGGCTCGCGTCGGTGGCCGCCGACCCGGACGCCAGCCACGACGCCCGGCTCGCCGCTGCCTGCTGGCGGGTGGAGGCGGCCGTGGAAGCCCTGCTCAAGGGACGCGAGCGTGCCCGGGACGGCGCGGACCGGCAGGCCCGCCCCGCGCCTTCCGTCGATGCCGCACCGACTGCTTCGGCATCCGCTGCTTCGGCTTCCCATGATGCCGCTTCCGGCGCCCCGGTTCCTTCGGCCGCTTCCGCGGCTTCGGAGCCCGAGGCGTCGGCGGCCGTACCGGCGCTGGCGCACCTGCACGGACTGGAACGGCTGCTCGCCGAACTCGACGGCCCGCTGCGCACGAGGCCCCGCTCGCTGCTCGTGCGCTCCTGA
- a CDS encoding uracil-DNA glycosylase: MAARPLKEIIEPGWADALEPVAERVAAMGDFLRAEIAAGRTYLPAGANVLRAFQQPFDEVKVLIVGQDPYPTPGHAVGLSFSVAPDVRPLPGSLENIFRELHSDLGLPRPSSGDLTPWTRQGVLLLNRALTTAPRKPGAHRGKGWEEVTEQAIRALAARGKPLVSVLWGRDARNLRPLLGDLPAIESAHPSPMSADRGFFGSRPFSRTNDLLLRQGAEPVDWRLP; encoded by the coding sequence GTGGCAGCACGACCCTTGAAAGAAATCATCGAGCCCGGCTGGGCCGACGCCCTCGAACCGGTGGCCGAACGCGTCGCGGCGATGGGGGACTTCCTCCGCGCCGAGATCGCCGCGGGACGCACGTACCTCCCCGCGGGGGCGAACGTCCTGCGGGCGTTCCAGCAGCCGTTCGACGAGGTGAAAGTCCTGATCGTCGGCCAGGACCCTTATCCGACGCCGGGGCACGCGGTGGGACTGAGCTTCTCGGTCGCGCCGGACGTGCGTCCGCTGCCGGGCAGCCTGGAGAACATCTTCCGCGAACTCCACTCGGACCTGGGCCTGCCCCGGCCGTCCAGCGGCGACCTGACGCCCTGGACCCGGCAGGGGGTGCTGCTGCTCAACAGGGCCCTGACGACGGCGCCCCGAAAGCCGGGCGCGCACCGCGGCAAGGGCTGGGAGGAGGTCACCGAACAGGCCATCAGGGCACTGGCGGCACGCGGCAAGCCGCTCGTGTCGGTGCTGTGGGGGCGCGACGCGCGCAACCTGCGGCCGCTCCTGGGCGACCTCCCCGCCATCGAGTCGGCGCACCCCTCCCCCATGTCGGCGGACCGCGGCTTCTTCGGCTCCCGTCCGTTCAGCCGCACCAACGACCTGCTGCTGCGTCAGGGGGCGGAGCCGGTCGACTGGCGCCTCCCGTGA
- a CDS encoding lactonase family protein: MGSFTSAGGRGVSAATIDAETGALALTGATDAVADPSFLALRPDAAVLYAVSETGEGAVAAFDVTGPEPRLIGAPEPVHGSAPTHLAYTTGHVVAAHYGSGSVSAQPVGADGAPGPVTALVRHQGGGPDPDRQGAPHAHQVLPAPDGRRLLTVDLGTDSVRVCALDAATGTLTVEGETALRPGSGPRHLAFHPDGHHVYVLAELTPTLTVCRWDGRTGALEPVAETPVRPADAAGPGYPSALAVSPRGRFVWAAVRGDDTIAVLRLDGSGERPRLVAAVPSGGHWPRDLVADPEGRRLYVANERSGDVTWFDVDPATGIPSRAGAVAAPAASCVVLA; the protein is encoded by the coding sequence ATCGGGTCCTTCACCTCCGCCGGGGGGCGCGGCGTCAGCGCCGCCACCATCGACGCGGAGACCGGCGCGCTCGCGCTCACCGGTGCCACGGACGCCGTCGCCGATCCGTCGTTCCTGGCGCTGCGGCCCGACGCGGCCGTGCTGTACGCGGTGTCCGAGACCGGCGAGGGCGCCGTCGCCGCGTTCGACGTCACCGGCCCGGAGCCCCGCCTCATCGGCGCCCCCGAGCCCGTACACGGCTCAGCGCCCACCCACCTCGCGTACACCACCGGCCACGTCGTCGCCGCGCACTACGGCTCCGGGTCCGTGAGCGCCCAGCCGGTCGGCGCGGACGGCGCACCGGGCCCGGTCACCGCGCTCGTACGGCACCAGGGCGGTGGGCCCGACCCGGACCGCCAGGGCGCCCCGCACGCCCACCAGGTGCTCCCCGCGCCGGACGGCCGCCGCCTCCTCACCGTGGACCTCGGCACCGACTCCGTACGCGTGTGCGCCCTCGACGCGGCCACCGGGACGCTCACCGTCGAGGGCGAGACGGCCCTGCGCCCCGGCAGCGGGCCGCGCCACCTCGCGTTCCACCCGGACGGCCACCATGTGTACGTCCTGGCGGAGCTGACGCCGACGCTCACCGTGTGCCGCTGGGACGGCCGTACGGGCGCCCTCGAACCCGTGGCGGAGACGCCGGTACGGCCCGCCGACGCGGCCGGGCCCGGCTACCCGTCCGCGCTCGCCGTGAGCCCCCGCGGGCGGTTCGTGTGGGCCGCCGTGCGGGGCGACGACACGATCGCCGTGCTCCGGCTCGACGGGAGCGGCGAGCGGCCGCGCCTGGTCGCCGCGGTGCCCTCCGGGGGCCACTGGCCGCGCGACCTCGTCGCGGACCCGGAGGGGCGGCGGCTGTACGTGGCGAACGAGCGGTCCGGTGACGTGACCTGGTTCGACGTGGACCCCGCGACCGGCATCCCGTCCCGCGCGGGCGCCGTCGCCGCCCCGGCCGCCTCCTGCGTGGTCCTCGCCTGA
- a CDS encoding cytochrome P450, with the protein MYTRSHPLLFALLAATRRRAVTRVGGTVLVHGTEPYRQALIRVPLDRTAVGTTGGAVRELSNGGTLFDQEGTGHRATRRAVAEGLGAAGVERLRPVWRDVLDRRLAPLADGHDVDLVPLARELAGAAVRALLGATGDPEAVARAAAEAAAAAVRDHLPGRRLPGTARAAAAATARLEALLAPHRPGEEPESALRAMLAVAAVNTTVAALPRAAAWCADAGLWDEAADDLLRPALVDELLRVTAPSPLLPRVAAADADLDGCPVRKGDRLILVARHAARAHDQPPDARDPAPPAVAQLVFGAGGHACPGARLARAQLDDTLAALAPHRPAVVRARVDRGAALPGWRSLTVRATGDHRTPENR; encoded by the coding sequence GTGTACACCCGCTCCCACCCGCTGCTGTTCGCGCTGCTCGCCGCCACCCGCCGCCGCGCCGTCACCCGCGTCGGTGGCACGGTGCTGGTGCACGGCACCGAGCCGTACCGGCAGGCCCTCATCCGTGTCCCGCTGGACCGCACCGCCGTCGGCACCACCGGCGGCGCCGTGCGGGAACTGTCCAACGGGGGCACGTTGTTCGACCAGGAGGGCACCGGGCACCGCGCCACCCGGCGCGCCGTGGCCGAGGGCCTCGGCGCGGCCGGGGTGGAGCGGCTGCGCCCGGTGTGGCGGGACGTTCTGGACCGCCGCCTCGCCCCGCTCGCCGACGGCCACGACGTCGATCTCGTGCCGCTGGCCCGCGAACTGGCCGGGGCGGCCGTCCGCGCGCTGCTGGGCGCCACCGGCGACCCGGAGGCCGTCGCCCGCGCGGCCGCCGAGGCGGCGGCAGCCGCCGTACGCGACCACCTGCCGGGCCGCCGGCTGCCGGGCACCGCACGGGCGGCCGCCGCGGCGACGGCGCGGCTGGAGGCGCTGCTCGCCCCGCACCGGCCCGGCGAGGAACCGGAGTCGGCCCTGCGGGCCATGCTCGCGGTGGCCGCCGTCAACACCACCGTCGCCGCCCTCCCGCGCGCCGCCGCCTGGTGCGCCGACGCGGGCCTCTGGGACGAGGCGGCCGACGACCTGCTGCGCCCGGCGCTGGTGGACGAGCTGCTGCGGGTGACCGCCCCGTCGCCGCTGCTGCCGCGTGTGGCGGCGGCCGACGCCGACCTGGACGGCTGCCCGGTACGGAAGGGGGACCGCCTGATCCTGGTGGCCCGCCACGCCGCGCGCGCCCACGACCAGCCGCCCGACGCCCGCGACCCGGCTCCGCCCGCCGTGGCCCAGCTGGTCTTCGGCGCAGGCGGCCACGCCTGCCCCGGCGCACGCCTGGCCCGCGCCCAGCTCGACGACACCCTCGCCGCTCTCGCCCCCCATCGCCCGGCCGTCGTGCGCGCCCGTGTGGACCGGGGCGCGGCCCTGCCGGGCTGGCGCTCCCTCACCGTCCGCGCCACCGGCGACCATCGAACCCCGGAGAACCGATGA
- a CDS encoding WD40/YVTN/BNR-like repeat-containing protein: MTDVLLTVGTRKGLFTARRRDGRWEFDGPHFPAQAVYAVGIDLRRSTPRLLVGADSAHWGPSVFHSDDLGATWTEPSKAPVRFPKDTGASLERVWQLHPAGPAAPGVVYAGTEPAALFRSEDEGETFELVRPLWEHPTRSRWQPGGGGEAVHTVVTDPRDPDAVTVAVSAAGVFRTLDGGASWSPSNEGVSAVFLPDPNPKFGQCVHKIAQDAGDPDRLYLQNHWGVYRSDDSGGTWTDIGAGLPSDFGFATVAHPKHADTAYVFPINADSDRVPAGRRCRVYRTSDAGGSWEALSRGLPEEDHYGTVLRDAMCTDGADPAGLYFGNRNGEVFASADDGDSWTQLAAHLPDVLCVRAAVVG; the protein is encoded by the coding sequence ATGACCGACGTACTGCTGACCGTTGGCACCCGCAAGGGCCTGTTCACCGCCCGTCGGCGGGACGGCCGCTGGGAGTTCGACGGACCCCACTTCCCCGCGCAGGCCGTGTACGCGGTCGGGATCGACCTGCGCCGGTCCACGCCCCGGCTGCTGGTGGGCGCCGACAGCGCGCACTGGGGGCCGTCCGTGTTCCACTCCGACGACCTGGGGGCGACCTGGACGGAGCCGTCGAAGGCGCCCGTGCGGTTCCCGAAGGACACGGGCGCGTCGCTGGAGCGCGTGTGGCAGCTGCACCCGGCGGGCCCGGCGGCGCCCGGCGTCGTGTACGCGGGCACGGAGCCGGCCGCGCTGTTCAGGTCGGAGGACGAGGGTGAGACGTTCGAGCTGGTCAGACCGCTCTGGGAGCACCCCACGCGGTCGCGCTGGCAGCCGGGCGGCGGCGGTGAGGCGGTGCACACGGTGGTGACGGACCCGCGCGACCCCGACGCCGTGACGGTCGCCGTGTCGGCGGCCGGGGTGTTCCGCACGCTCGACGGGGGCGCGTCCTGGTCGCCGTCGAACGAGGGGGTGTCGGCGGTGTTCCTGCCCGACCCGAATCCGAAGTTCGGCCAGTGCGTGCACAAGATCGCCCAGGACGCCGGGGATCCGGACCGGCTGTACCTCCAGAACCACTGGGGCGTGTACCGCAGCGACGACTCGGGCGGCACGTGGACCGACATCGGGGCGGGGCTCCCGTCCGACTTCGGCTTCGCGACCGTCGCGCACCCCAAGCACGCGGACACGGCGTATGTCTTCCCGATCAACGCCGACTCGGACCGCGTGCCGGCCGGGCGCCGCTGCCGGGTCTACCGGACGAGTGACGCGGGCGGCAGCTGGGAGGCGCTGTCGCGGGGCCTGCCGGAGGAGGACCACTACGGGACGGTGCTGCGCGACGCGATGTGCACGGACGGGGCCGACCCGGCGGGCCTGTACTTCGGCAACCGCAACGGCGAGGTGTTCGCGAGCGCGGACGACGGCGACAGCTGGACCCAACTCGCCGCGCACCTCCCCGATGTGCTGTGCGTACGGGCGGCGGTCGTCGGGTGA
- a CDS encoding NAD-dependent epimerase/dehydratase family protein codes for MTTIAVTGASGFCGSHVAATAAARGADVLCVGRRPGPVGRHIAWDAAREVPDLSGADLVVHCAAAVGDPLPDSPAEAAMRAVNVDGTARLLQAAADRPVVWVSSASVYAPGAGRSRVTEDHPVRGHLNAYGRTKAAGEALALAAGAVVLRPRAVYGAGDPHLVPRLLSRVRRGLLLLPGPSVRLSLTAVENLTDACLLAADWPPGAYNIADPVPYDRDEAIRTVLRAHGVRARIGHLPLPVARAAAGAAQTLARLRPHAEPPLTRYAVDQLAHSVVLDVSRAESRGWTPRRTLGEYAPVGFDG; via the coding sequence ATGACCACGATCGCCGTCACAGGGGCGAGCGGCTTCTGCGGCTCCCACGTGGCCGCCACGGCCGCAGCCCGCGGCGCGGACGTCCTGTGCGTGGGGCGGCGCCCCGGCCCGGTCGGGCGGCACATCGCGTGGGACGCCGCGCGCGAGGTGCCGGACCTGTCCGGCGCCGACCTCGTCGTGCACTGCGCGGCCGCCGTCGGCGACCCGCTGCCCGACTCCCCGGCCGAGGCGGCCATGCGCGCCGTCAACGTCGACGGCACGGCGCGACTGCTCCAAGCGGCCGCGGACCGCCCGGTGGTGTGGGTGAGCAGCGCCAGCGTGTACGCGCCCGGCGCCGGGCGCTCCCGCGTCACCGAGGACCACCCAGTGCGCGGGCACCTGAACGCGTACGGCCGCACCAAGGCCGCCGGTGAGGCGCTGGCACTCGCCGCCGGGGCCGTGGTGCTGCGGCCGCGCGCGGTCTACGGCGCCGGGGACCCGCACCTGGTGCCCCGGCTGCTGTCCCGCGTCCGCCGCGGGCTGCTCCTGCTGCCGGGGCCGAGCGTCCGCCTCAGCCTGACCGCCGTCGAGAACCTCACCGACGCCTGCCTGCTGGCCGCCGACTGGCCGCCGGGCGCGTACAACATCGCCGACCCCGTGCCGTACGACCGCGACGAGGCGATCCGGACGGTCCTGCGCGCCCACGGCGTACGGGCGCGCATCGGCCACCTCCCGCTGCCGGTGGCCCGCGCCGCGGCGGGCGCCGCCCAGACGCTCGCGCGGCTGCGCCCGCACGCGGAGCCGCCGCTGACCCGCTACGCCGTGGACCAGCTGGCGCACTCCGTGGTCCTGGACGTGTCCAGGGCCGAGTCGCGGGGCTGGACGCCTCGACGCACGCTCGGGGAGTACGCGCCGGTCGGCTTCGACGGCTGA